A stretch of Geobacter sp. DNA encodes these proteins:
- a CDS encoding PAS domain S-box protein, giving the protein MQNEELRQSRDELELSRNTYSELYDFAPVGYFTFDARGVIQEVNLSGAQLLGMEKKRLIGMPFSNFIADAAGKDDFSTHLECVLHREVILRCEIKLLGSEGVVVHGQLQSVAISTKDKAPFILTSIIDATVRKHLEDELLKAHTNLELLVLERTKDLSIANLQLTEEVAERKRGEESLKAALAEIKQLQNRLEAENVYLQHEVAEEYNFGEIIGQSKAISNVFLRVEQVAPMDATVLLLGETGVGKGVIARAIHTRSVRKDRPMITVNCTSLPANLIESELFGRERGAFTGADSRQIGRFELADGGTIFLDEIGEMPMDMQCKLLRVIQDGEFERLGGPRTIKVNVRIIAASNRNLKEEILNGRFREDLFYRINVFPITIPPLRQRKDDIPLLVNHFVAKFNKKSGKKINTVSQETLNALQEYHWPGNVRELESVIERAVITSQGTVLQVLDRFDTFQKTEGLVAQDVKALAELEHDHICQVLQQTGWRIEGEKGAAILLGLNPSTLRARMRKYGIHRQ; this is encoded by the coding sequence ATGCAAAACGAAGAACTCCGCCAATCCAGGGATGAGCTGGAGCTATCGCGGAATACCTATTCCGAACTCTATGATTTTGCACCCGTAGGTTATTTCACCTTTGATGCACGCGGTGTGATACAGGAAGTCAACCTTAGTGGTGCGCAACTGCTTGGTATGGAAAAAAAACGTCTCATCGGCATGCCCTTTTCGAATTTTATCGCTGATGCAGCCGGCAAGGATGATTTTTCCACGCACCTCGAGTGTGTTTTGCATCGGGAGGTTATTCTGAGATGCGAAATCAAGCTATTGGGGAGCGAAGGTGTTGTGGTCCATGGCCAGCTTCAGAGTGTAGCGATATCTACAAAAGATAAAGCTCCGTTTATCCTTACTTCAATTATTGATGCTACGGTTCGCAAACATCTGGAAGATGAGTTGCTTAAAGCACATACAAACCTGGAACTGCTGGTTCTTGAGCGTACGAAAGACCTGTCCATTGCCAATCTGCAGCTGACGGAGGAAGTAGCCGAACGGAAGAGGGGAGAAGAGTCTCTCAAGGCAGCATTGGCGGAAATCAAACAGTTACAAAACCGGCTCGAGGCCGAGAACGTCTACCTGCAGCATGAAGTTGCCGAGGAGTACAATTTCGGTGAGATAATAGGTCAAAGCAAAGCCATTTCGAATGTGTTTTTACGGGTCGAGCAGGTGGCGCCCATGGACGCGACAGTACTTCTTCTCGGCGAGACTGGTGTCGGCAAGGGGGTGATCGCGCGTGCCATCCACACACGCAGTGTTCGCAAGGACCGGCCAATGATCACGGTCAACTGCACGTCATTGCCGGCGAACCTCATCGAAAGCGAGCTCTTTGGGCGAGAACGAGGTGCGTTCACCGGAGCCGATTCCCGACAGATCGGACGCTTCGAGCTGGCCGATGGCGGTACCATTTTTCTGGACGAAATCGGTGAAATGCCGATGGATATGCAATGCAAGCTGCTCCGGGTCATTCAGGACGGCGAGTTCGAGCGACTGGGGGGACCCCGTACCATCAAGGTGAATGTCCGGATCATCGCGGCCAGCAACCGGAACCTGAAAGAAGAGATTCTTAACGGCAGGTTCAGGGAAGACCTTTTCTATCGGATCAATGTGTTTCCCATCACGATCCCGCCACTCCGGCAGCGCAAGGATGACATCCCGTTGCTCGTCAATCATTTTGTCGCCAAGTTCAACAAGAAAAGTGGCAAGAAGATCAATACCGTATCACAGGAGACCCTGAACGCCCTGCAGGAATACCACTGGCCCGGCAATGTGCGGGAGCTGGAAAGTGTCATCGAGCGGGCGGTAATAACCAGCCAGGGAACCGTTCTTCAGGTGTTGGATCGCTTCGATACGTTCCAGAAAACAGAGGGTTTGGTCGCGCAGGACGTCAAAGCCCTTGCCGAGCTTGAACACGACCACATCTGCCAGGTGCTCCAGCAGACCGGTTGGCGGATCGAAGGGGAAAAAGGGGCGGCAATACTCCTTGGGCTAAACCCCAGCACCCTTCGAGCCCGAATGAGGAAATACGGCATCCACCGGCAATAA
- a CDS encoding DUF2147 domain-containing protein: MGAIPHEGGVAFRRRFMKVCTLLAIALLTAATAFGAGPSGVLGLWKTDGGDSRLELFRCGERICGKIVWLKQPKYIDSKDGPVGKTKVDRKNPNPSLRNRPILGLQVMKGLTPKGGNRWGNGICYDPETGKSYKCKMFLASPERLELRGYIGISLIGRTFTLAR, from the coding sequence ATGGGTGCGATTCCTCACGAGGGAGGGGTTGCGTTCCGGAGGAGATTCATGAAGGTTTGTACGCTCTTGGCTATAGCTCTACTGACGGCGGCAACCGCGTTCGGTGCCGGCCCGAGTGGCGTCCTCGGGTTGTGGAAAACCGATGGTGGCGATTCGCGGTTGGAATTATTCCGGTGCGGAGAGAGAATCTGCGGGAAAATAGTCTGGCTGAAGCAACCGAAATACATCGATAGCAAGGATGGGCCAGTCGGGAAAACCAAGGTCGACAGGAAAAACCCCAACCCTTCGCTGCGGAATCGCCCGATTCTCGGTCTTCAGGTAATGAAAGGGCTCACTCCCAAAGGTGGCAACCGGTGGGGGAACGGGATCTGCTACGATCCTGAAACCGGCAAGAGCTACAAGTGTAAAATGTTCCTGGCATCACCTGAACGATTGGAATTACGCGGCTATATAGGGATTTCTCTTATCGGTCGAACCTTCACCCTGGCCCGGTAG
- a CDS encoding MFS transporter — translation MNAGPISTPYRHYALGLLVAVNLLNYIDRQVLFAVFPLIKIDLRLTDTELGFLGSSFMLSYLLFAPLFGWLGDQWSRTRLAAGGLVVWSLATALGGLAGGYRTLLAARATVGVGEASFGTVSPGLVADFFPKERRGRILAWFYVAIPVGSALGYLLGGVLGQRYGWHAAFLLVGVPGLLLAIPIALLRTPPRGGDDAPSQPPGGKVFKEYAALFRNRSFVYNTLAMAAMTFAIGGLAQWIPSFLTRVHSLDVAKGNTLFGATTVLAGICGTMAGGWLGDRWQKSNGKGYLLISGWGFLIGTPFAVWAILAPGLISCMAAICIAEFFLFLNTGPLNTVIINVTNPAVRAMAFAVNIFFIHALGDAVSPAILGWLSDQWGLRSALLITPLAMVVAGIFCFISGRFVVEDMVQAEG, via the coding sequence GTGAATGCAGGGCCGATCTCTACTCCCTACCGCCACTACGCTCTGGGGCTCCTTGTGGCGGTGAACCTGCTCAACTACATCGACAGGCAGGTGCTTTTTGCGGTATTCCCCCTGATCAAGATCGACCTGCGTCTCACCGATACGGAGCTTGGGTTTCTCGGGAGCTCCTTCATGCTCAGTTATCTGCTCTTCGCCCCGCTCTTCGGTTGGCTCGGAGACCAGTGGAGCCGAACCAGACTGGCTGCAGGAGGACTCGTTGTCTGGAGTCTGGCCACTGCCCTGGGCGGACTTGCTGGCGGCTACCGGACCCTGCTGGCAGCCCGGGCTACAGTCGGAGTCGGTGAGGCGAGTTTCGGCACTGTATCGCCAGGTCTCGTCGCCGACTTCTTCCCGAAGGAGCGCCGCGGCCGGATTCTTGCCTGGTTTTATGTTGCCATTCCTGTTGGCAGCGCGCTGGGCTATCTCCTTGGAGGGGTGCTGGGACAGAGGTACGGCTGGCATGCTGCTTTTCTCTTGGTCGGCGTGCCGGGCCTCTTGCTGGCTATCCCCATCGCCCTGTTGCGCACCCCTCCCCGCGGCGGCGACGATGCACCGTCGCAGCCTCCGGGAGGAAAGGTTTTCAAAGAATACGCCGCCTTGTTCAGAAATCGCTCGTTTGTTTACAATACCCTTGCCATGGCGGCGATGACCTTCGCCATAGGGGGGCTTGCACAGTGGATCCCCTCATTTCTGACCCGTGTGCATTCTCTGGATGTTGCAAAAGGGAATACCCTGTTCGGGGCGACCACGGTGCTGGCAGGGATATGTGGCACCATGGCAGGTGGCTGGCTTGGCGACCGCTGGCAAAAAAGTAATGGCAAGGGGTATCTGCTCATATCCGGCTGGGGGTTTCTTATCGGCACCCCCTTCGCCGTCTGGGCCATTCTCGCCCCCGGATTGATCTCCTGCATGGCCGCGATATGTATCGCCGAGTTTTTTCTCTTTCTCAACACCGGGCCGCTCAACACCGTCATCATCAATGTCACCAACCCTGCTGTTCGCGCCATGGCCTTTGCGGTCAACATCTTTTTCATTCACGCCCTGGGTGACGCCGTATCTCCCGCCATTCTCGGCTGGCTGTCCGACCAGTGGGGTCTGCGCAGCGCCCTCCTGATCACCCCGCTTGCCATGGTAGTGGCAGGCATCTTCTGTTTCATCAGCGGCAGATTCGTGGTGGAGGATATGGTTCAAGCCGAGGGATAA
- a CDS encoding alpha/beta fold hydrolase — MSSITTQDGTQIYYKDWGSGQPVVFSHGWPLSADAWEDQMVFLSDHGYRCIAHDRRGHGRSSQPWNGNDMDTYAADLAALVEALDVKNAIHVGHSTGGGEVARYIGRYGTKRVAKAVLIGSVTPLMLKTAENPGGLPTEAFDQIRTGVLADRSQFFKDLTIPFYGANRPHAKVSQGLRDSFWLQGMQAGFKGVFDCIKAFSETDFTKDLEKFDVPTLILHSDDDQIVPIGASAMLSSKLVKGATLKIYPGAPHGMCSTHKGEVNEDLLAFIKAETTR, encoded by the coding sequence ATGAGCTCGATAACGACGCAAGACGGTACACAGATCTATTACAAGGACTGGGGCAGCGGACAGCCCGTTGTCTTCAGCCATGGTTGGCCACTGAGCGCGGACGCCTGGGAAGACCAGATGGTTTTTCTGAGTGACCATGGATACCGCTGCATTGCCCATGACCGTCGCGGCCATGGCCGGTCGAGCCAGCCTTGGAACGGCAACGACATGGATACATACGCCGCCGACCTCGCGGCCCTTGTCGAAGCACTCGACGTAAAGAACGCGATCCATGTCGGTCACTCAACGGGTGGCGGTGAAGTTGCCCGCTATATTGGCCGCTACGGCACGAAACGTGTGGCCAAGGCCGTGCTGATCGGCTCGGTAACTCCGCTCATGCTGAAGACAGCCGAAAATCCCGGGGGGTTGCCGACAGAGGCTTTCGACCAGATCCGCACAGGGGTCCTCGCCGACCGCTCGCAGTTCTTCAAGGATCTCACCATTCCGTTCTACGGTGCCAACAGGCCACATGCCAAGGTCTCGCAAGGCCTTCGGGATTCGTTCTGGCTCCAGGGAATGCAGGCCGGGTTCAAAGGCGTTTTCGATTGCATCAAGGCCTTCTCCGAAACAGACTTCACGAAAGATCTCGAAAAGTTCGACGTCCCGACACTGATACTTCACAGTGATGACGACCAGATAGTGCCGATTGGCGCTTCGGCCATGCTCTCGTCCAAGCTCGTCAAAGGCGCCACGCTGAAGATTTATCCGGGTGCGCCTCACGGGATGTGCTCGACCCACAAGGGGGAGGTCAACGAGGACCTGCTCGCTTTCATCAAGGCTGAGACAACCAGGTAA
- a CDS encoding AMP-binding protein, whose product MRTLIDLFGTFEALGDKTAFVNRTGIRRLTVSYREFHGLALKMANLLAQRGVAAGDRVLIWGPNSSWWAIAYWGIIIRGAIAVPVDFMSDLARADSIRDLTKTKVVLQSRFKPERISEGASMLLEDLPNLLEDINPIHELASVAPEDTAQLIYTSGTTGNPKGVILTHKNLVANVIQINLAVPIITPEFNFLSLLPLSHMFEQMGGFFTPLYHGAAIVYLRTLKPSAIMEALGEEDIYIIMSVPRLMQLLKTTIEREIEDKHLSGLFRSLTKLATRLPKGVRRALFYPVQSKFGPDFTAFVSGGAPLDPEVFNFWNSMGFTVLEGYGLTETSPVLCVNTMDRQVAGSVGPPLPGVQLRVEEREVLVRGDNVFPGYYENEQASREAFTDDGWFRTGDLGEIAPHGGLIIKGRDKELIVTGAGVNVYPDELEAVLNKISGVKESCVIGVDRGGGEEVHAVLLLDGSGKAPEEIIAQANRSLDTLHQITGSTIWNEPEFPKTTTLKIKKFAVKEELKKGPEESDAGISRDRLLNLLAKVTGTGAAQIREESLLVADLGLTSIDRVELVSFLEQEYRLDIEDSQIGPQTRVSDLRQIIAKREKPIRHDHFRFWTNAGFFRNVRRAWDTLFHGPLFRRFVTLEVQGIDKLQNLAGPVFFVANHLSYLDQPAVMFALPPKIRNRTATAAWEEFFFGDYHGIDRILRRLSYEYATVLLNLFPLPQSQGFSGSLAHMGRLADAGVNILIFPEGGHSRDGTMQPFQLGLGIMVKELGIPVVPIKISGTDQVLPHDGKFPKQGKVTITFGEPRRFRYEEPPEIVEQTRLAVEKL is encoded by the coding sequence ATGCGGACCCTGATCGATCTCTTCGGGACGTTCGAAGCGCTGGGTGATAAAACCGCCTTTGTGAACCGCACCGGCATACGACGGCTGACGGTTTCTTATCGGGAGTTTCACGGACTTGCCCTGAAAATGGCCAACCTCTTGGCGCAACGTGGTGTGGCGGCGGGGGACAGGGTGCTGATCTGGGGGCCAAACTCTTCCTGGTGGGCAATAGCCTATTGGGGCATCATCATCCGTGGCGCAATCGCCGTCCCGGTGGACTTCATGTCCGATCTGGCACGCGCCGATTCCATCCGTGACCTCACGAAAACCAAGGTTGTCCTGCAGAGCCGCTTCAAGCCGGAGCGGATATCCGAAGGCGCTTCGATGCTGCTGGAAGATCTTCCCAATCTGCTGGAAGACATTAACCCCATCCACGAACTTGCATCCGTTGCACCCGAAGATACGGCGCAACTCATCTATACTTCCGGCACTACCGGCAACCCGAAGGGGGTCATCCTGACCCACAAAAACCTGGTCGCCAACGTGATCCAGATAAACCTGGCTGTACCGATCATTACCCCCGAGTTCAACTTCCTTTCCCTGCTGCCGCTATCCCACATGTTCGAACAGATGGGCGGTTTTTTTACCCCGCTCTACCATGGAGCGGCCATCGTGTATCTGCGCACTCTCAAGCCCTCCGCGATCATGGAAGCGCTGGGCGAAGAGGACATCTACATCATCATGTCCGTTCCCCGCCTGATGCAGCTGCTCAAAACGACCATCGAGCGGGAAATTGAAGATAAGCACCTCTCCGGCCTGTTTCGATCGTTAACGAAGCTCGCAACAAGGCTCCCGAAAGGGGTGCGCCGAGCCCTCTTCTACCCGGTACAAAGCAAGTTCGGCCCCGATTTCACTGCCTTCGTCTCAGGCGGCGCACCACTGGATCCGGAGGTTTTCAATTTCTGGAATAGCATGGGATTCACCGTTCTGGAGGGATATGGCCTCACCGAAACCTCGCCCGTGCTCTGCGTCAACACCATGGACCGACAGGTAGCAGGTTCGGTTGGCCCTCCCCTGCCGGGGGTTCAATTGAGGGTCGAGGAAAGAGAGGTCCTGGTGCGCGGGGATAATGTCTTTCCCGGCTACTACGAGAATGAACAGGCCAGCCGCGAGGCCTTCACTGACGACGGTTGGTTTCGGACCGGAGACCTCGGGGAGATCGCTCCGCACGGCGGGCTGATCATCAAGGGGAGGGATAAGGAACTGATTGTCACCGGTGCCGGGGTCAATGTCTATCCCGACGAACTGGAGGCGGTGCTGAACAAGATCAGTGGGGTGAAGGAGTCGTGCGTCATCGGTGTGGATCGGGGAGGAGGCGAAGAGGTGCATGCTGTGCTGCTCCTGGACGGAAGCGGCAAAGCGCCCGAAGAGATCATTGCCCAGGCGAACCGTAGTCTGGATACTCTGCACCAGATTACCGGTTCCACTATCTGGAACGAGCCGGAATTTCCCAAGACCACAACCCTCAAGATCAAAAAATTCGCGGTGAAGGAAGAGTTGAAAAAGGGGCCGGAGGAAAGTGATGCAGGCATCAGCCGGGACAGACTGCTCAACCTGCTTGCCAAGGTGACCGGTACGGGTGCCGCTCAAATCCGGGAGGAGTCCTTGCTGGTGGCCGACCTGGGCCTTACCTCCATCGACCGGGTCGAATTGGTCAGTTTCCTGGAACAGGAATACCGGCTGGATATCGAGGACTCACAGATCGGTCCGCAAACACGGGTCTCGGACCTGCGCCAGATTATCGCAAAACGGGAAAAACCGATCCGGCACGACCATTTCCGGTTCTGGACCAATGCCGGTTTCTTCAGGAATGTGCGAAGGGCCTGGGATACCCTGTTTCACGGCCCCTTGTTTCGCCGCTTCGTCACACTCGAAGTACAAGGGATCGATAAGCTGCAAAACCTGGCCGGACCGGTTTTTTTCGTGGCCAATCACCTGAGTTACCTGGATCAACCGGCTGTCATGTTCGCGCTCCCGCCGAAGATCCGTAACAGAACCGCCACTGCTGCCTGGGAAGAGTTCTTCTTCGGTGACTACCATGGGATCGACCGGATCTTGAGGCGCCTGAGCTATGAGTACGCTACCGTATTGCTCAACCTCTTTCCCCTGCCCCAGTCACAAGGGTTCAGCGGCTCGCTCGCCCACATGGGAAGACTTGCCGATGCCGGCGTTAACATCCTGATCTTCCCGGAAGGGGGGCATTCAAGGGACGGCACGATGCAGCCCTTCCAGTTGGGTTTGGGAATCATGGTCAAGGAGTTGGGGATTCCGGTAGTGCCGATAAAAATCAGCGGAACCGATCAGGTTCTTCCGCACGATGGCAAGTTTCCAAAACAGGGCAAGGTGACGATAACCTTCGGAGAACCGCGGCGGTTTCGCTACGAGGAACCACCGGAGATCGTGGAGCAGACGCGGCTGGCAGTGGAGAAACTCTGA
- a CDS encoding VacJ family lipoprotein: MTLTRYGSCSRAFFFLLLSVSLLGCASARVNSPAEEPPMHSISEFKDQRFAEVADPWEGFNRSMYRFNFYFDKYLFLPVVSGYEYVTPTFLQERISGFFNNLGEIRNLTNSLFQFKGTESATTLGRFVTNSTLGLGGLFDPATSLGLERHDEDFGKTLGYWGVDSGPYLVLPIFGPSSLRDTGGLAVDSGITYGIYTAVDPFGSSDDSFAIASGITTLEVIDARHQQTFRYYESGYPFEYYMVRFFYHEKREIEIGKPIPTD, encoded by the coding sequence ATGACTCTTACCCGATATGGATCCTGTAGTCGGGCCTTCTTCTTCCTGCTGCTGTCGGTGTCTTTGCTCGGGTGCGCCTCAGCCAGGGTAAACAGTCCGGCCGAAGAACCGCCGATGCACTCGATCAGCGAGTTCAAGGACCAACGCTTCGCTGAGGTAGCCGATCCCTGGGAAGGGTTCAACCGGAGCATGTACCGGTTCAACTTTTACTTTGACAAATACCTGTTCCTCCCGGTCGTGAGCGGCTACGAGTATGTCACTCCCACCTTCCTGCAGGAACGCATCTCCGGCTTCTTCAACAACCTCGGGGAGATCCGGAATCTCACCAACAGCTTGTTCCAGTTCAAGGGAACTGAGTCGGCGACGACACTTGGCCGTTTCGTGACAAACAGTACCCTGGGGCTTGGCGGCCTGTTCGACCCTGCTACCAGCCTGGGACTGGAACGCCATGACGAGGATTTCGGCAAGACCCTTGGCTACTGGGGGGTAGACTCCGGACCCTACCTGGTGCTGCCGATATTTGGCCCCTCTTCCCTTCGCGACACAGGAGGTCTTGCAGTGGACAGCGGGATAACATACGGCATCTATACGGCGGTCGATCCGTTTGGGAGCTCCGACGACAGCTTCGCCATCGCCTCGGGGATAACAACCCTGGAGGTCATCGATGCGCGGCATCAGCAGACTTTCCGCTACTATGAGAGCGGCTACCCCTTCGAGTACTACATGGTCCGCTTCTTCTACCACGAGAAGCGCGAGATCGAAATCGGCAAACCGATTCCGACAGATTGA
- a CDS encoding PAS domain S-box protein, with product METGKVKSLSVFDKHQSRVEVPLQAKTTHVHSSRTREEGLRLVHEFEARQIELETQILKLCKAKEGVEKTLRLYTDLFDFSPVGYFTITRNGKIRNVNRTGAGLVGSEPYKLSGSSFMRLVKDEYRTEIKSFLNLAFASRRKETCEAVLLDKENLPRYVQIEAKINDSGQACHLVLIDISDRIEPPAVYTPGYTAEDEYALMETNLYNAGNNKLIWSAASETEIFGSNQDQIKSYIGVMVDAMSDQELLR from the coding sequence ATGGAAACTGGCAAAGTTAAGAGCCTGTCAGTATTTGACAAACATCAGAGCAGAGTCGAAGTTCCGTTGCAGGCAAAAACGACTCACGTGCATTCTTCCCGAACCAGGGAAGAAGGACTGAGGCTTGTCCATGAATTTGAAGCCCGCCAGATCGAACTGGAGACGCAAATCCTGAAGCTATGCAAAGCCAAGGAAGGGGTTGAGAAAACGTTGAGATTGTATACTGATCTCTTCGATTTTTCCCCGGTCGGCTATTTTACCATCACCCGAAACGGTAAGATCCGCAACGTGAACCGCACTGGCGCCGGCCTTGTCGGAAGTGAGCCATACAAACTTTCTGGCAGCAGCTTCATGAGGTTGGTCAAAGATGAATACCGGACAGAAATCAAATCGTTCCTCAACTTAGCCTTTGCAAGTCGGCGCAAAGAGACCTGCGAAGCGGTGCTCCTCGATAAAGAGAACCTTCCTCGCTATGTACAGATCGAAGCAAAGATCAATGATTCGGGCCAGGCGTGCCACCTCGTCTTGATTGACATATCAGATCGCATAGAGCCACCAGCCGTGTACACACCCGGTTATACGGCCGAGGATGAATACGCCCTTATGGAAACCAACCTGTATAACGCCGGGAACAACAAGCTGATCTGGTCTGCTGCGTCCGAGACCGAGATTTTCGGTTCGAACCAGGACCAGATTAAATCTTATATAGGCGTCATGGTGGACGCCATGTCTGACCAGGAACTATTGAGGTGA
- a CDS encoding lmo0937 family membrane protein: protein MLWTICVVLIVMWLLGMVNSYTMGGLIHILLVIAIIVVLVRVIQGRKIL from the coding sequence ATGCTGTGGACAATTTGCGTGGTCCTGATAGTGATGTGGCTGTTGGGTATGGTTAATTCATATACCATGGGTGGGTTGATTCATATTTTGCTCGTAATTGCCATTATTGTGGTGCTCGTAAGAGTCATTCAAGGGCGAAAGATCCTGTAG
- a CDS encoding DUF4070 domain-containing protein, whose translation MKILLVYPHYPDTFWSFRHALKFIGKKASFPPLGLLTVAAMLPKEWDKRLVDMNVRPLADADLAWADYVFISAMTVQLESAQQVISRCRQLAVKTVAGGPLFTACHEDFPDVDHLVLGEAELTLPPFLADLCNGEARHLYADERWADLVDTPIPLWELIDVRNYAAMNIQYCRGCPFDCEFCDITALFGRKPRSKKLEQLIDELDSLYSRGWRGAVFFVDDNFIGDKRKLKKEILPAIITWMEQKEHPFYFYTEASIDLADDPQLMELMVRAGFEEVFIGIETPYEESHAECGKVQNRNRDLLASVKSIQRAGLQVHGGFIVGFDSDPPSIFDRQILFIQESGIVTAMVGLLSAIRGTRLYQRMAQEGRLLGDDTGNNMDSHLNFIPRMEVKALIDGYRSILDSIYSPKNYYPRVIRLLTEYQPMHLGKYHLQRGYVGALFKSILFLGVIGRERFHYWKLFFWALIRKPRLFPLAITYAIYGFHFRKVAEKFRGSGMFDGNGALCEKDGWSVTCNSYAKNDGLP comes from the coding sequence ATGAAGATACTTCTCGTGTATCCCCACTATCCGGATACCTTCTGGAGCTTTCGGCATGCTTTGAAATTCATTGGCAAAAAGGCGAGCTTTCCACCGCTTGGTCTGCTGACGGTAGCTGCCATGCTACCGAAAGAATGGGATAAAAGGCTTGTCGACATGAACGTTCGCCCCCTTGCTGATGCAGACCTGGCATGGGCGGATTACGTATTTATCAGCGCCATGACGGTCCAGTTGGAATCTGCGCAGCAGGTGATCTCCCGTTGCCGGCAGCTTGCCGTAAAGACCGTTGCCGGTGGCCCCCTCTTTACCGCATGCCATGAGGATTTCCCAGATGTGGACCACCTGGTCCTCGGCGAAGCGGAACTGACTCTCCCTCCATTCCTGGCAGACCTTTGTAATGGTGAGGCACGACATCTCTATGCCGACGAGCGGTGGGCAGACTTGGTGGACACCCCCATTCCGCTCTGGGAACTGATTGATGTCAGAAACTATGCCGCCATGAACATCCAGTATTGCCGGGGTTGTCCCTTTGATTGCGAGTTTTGCGACATCACTGCACTGTTCGGGAGAAAGCCGAGGAGCAAAAAGCTGGAGCAGTTGATTGACGAACTGGACAGCCTGTATTCCCGGGGATGGCGTGGGGCGGTATTTTTCGTCGACGACAACTTTATTGGCGACAAGCGGAAACTGAAAAAGGAAATTCTACCTGCAATAATAACCTGGATGGAACAGAAAGAGCACCCCTTCTACTTTTACACCGAGGCATCCATCGATCTGGCCGACGACCCGCAACTCATGGAACTGATGGTCAGGGCAGGTTTCGAAGAGGTCTTTATCGGCATCGAGACACCTTATGAAGAGAGCCACGCCGAGTGCGGCAAGGTACAAAACAGGAACCGCGACCTGCTGGCATCTGTCAAGAGCATTCAGCGGGCTGGCTTGCAGGTGCATGGAGGGTTTATCGTCGGCTTTGACAGTGATCCGCCATCTATCTTCGACCGTCAGATTCTCTTTATCCAGGAGAGCGGCATCGTCACTGCCATGGTCGGCCTGCTTTCAGCCATCCGCGGTACCAGGCTTTATCAGCGCATGGCACAGGAGGGGAGACTTCTGGGCGATGATACCGGCAACAACATGGACAGTCATCTCAATTTCATTCCGAGGATGGAGGTCAAAGCCCTCATTGATGGCTACCGATCCATTCTCGATTCTATCTACTCACCCAAAAACTACTATCCGCGAGTGATCAGGCTTCTTACAGAGTACCAACCGATGCATCTGGGAAAATATCACCTCCAGCGAGGGTATGTCGGGGCGCTTTTCAAATCGATCCTTTTCCTGGGGGTTATCGGAAGGGAACGTTTTCATTACTGGAAACTCTTTTTTTGGGCTCTCATCAGAAAACCGCGGCTGTTCCCACTGGCAATAACCTATGCCATATACGGTTTCCATTTCAGAAAGGTTGCCGAAAAATTCAGGGGGAGCGGGATGTTCGATGGTAATGGTGCCTTGTGTGAAAAGGATGGCTGGTCCGTTACATGTAACAGTTATGCTAAAAATGACGGATTACCTTGA